Proteins from a genomic interval of Calditrichota bacterium:
- a CDS encoding nitroreductase family protein — protein MEAYDAIVTRRSVRAFTSLPVSPELVRKLLVAAMSAPSAGNQQPWHFVVVRARGTLEALAELLPHGKMLAHAPLAIVVCADLRLELHPGYWVQDCSAATENLLLAAHAMGLGGVWVGVYPREERVAGVRELFGLPDEVIPLCIVALGYPAEPIGGKERYKEGRVHYERW, from the coding sequence ATGGAGGCATACGATGCGATAGTGACCAGGCGGAGTGTGCGCGCCTTCACTTCCCTTCCGGTTTCCCCTGAATTGGTCAGGAAGCTGTTGGTTGCCGCCATGTCTGCACCATCTGCTGGCAACCAGCAGCCTTGGCACTTTGTGGTCGTGCGGGCGCGGGGCACGCTCGAGGCTCTCGCCGAACTGTTGCCCCATGGCAAGATGCTCGCCCATGCGCCTTTGGCCATCGTCGTCTGCGCAGACCTCCGCCTTGAGCTGCACCCCGGCTATTGGGTGCAGGACTGCTCTGCGGCCACGGAGAATCTGCTGCTGGCCGCGCACGCCATGGGACTGGGCGGCGTGTGGGTTGGCGTCTATCCGCGCGAAGAGCGCGTGGCTGGGGTGCGCGAGCTATTCGGCTTGCCCGACGAGGTGATCCCCTTGTGCATCGTGGCCCTTGGCTATCCGGCCGAGCCGATTGGCGGAAAAGAGAGGTACAAGGAAGGGCGCGTCCACTACGAGCGCTGGTAG
- a CDS encoding nitroreductase family protein has protein sequence MFQRPVTELIRTRRSCRTFARRGIEHETREALLRYLEQPIPGPFGSSVRLGLLELGEGQRIGARLGTYGVIRGARGFLLGAVRRSAMDLEDFGFVFEAAVLKATELGLGTCWLGGTFKRSSFAAALRLAEDELLPAVSPVGHPDERRSMLDVAFRAVAKSATRKPWQELFFAGTLAQPLTPEEAGPFATPLEMVRLAPWASNRQPWRVVWDGEQGAFHFFLQRTRGYRVPGAVDLQRVDMGIALCHFALAAQEMGLRGRWQRLSTAPLPGTLHYIASWCPADAIPCASGVTR, from the coding sequence ATGTTCCAGCGGCCAGTCACAGAGCTGATAAGGACGCGCCGTTCGTGTCGGACCTTTGCCAGGCGGGGCATAGAGCACGAGACGCGCGAGGCGCTTTTACGCTATCTCGAGCAGCCAATCCCCGGGCCATTCGGTAGCTCGGTGCGCCTTGGCCTGCTTGAACTTGGGGAAGGCCAGAGGATCGGGGCGCGACTTGGCACCTATGGAGTAATTCGTGGGGCGCGAGGCTTTCTGCTTGGCGCGGTGCGGCGCAGCGCCATGGATCTGGAGGATTTCGGGTTTGTGTTTGAAGCGGCCGTGCTCAAAGCCACGGAATTGGGCTTGGGCACCTGCTGGCTGGGCGGCACTTTCAAGCGAAGCTCCTTCGCCGCAGCGCTGCGCCTGGCTGAGGATGAGCTGCTGCCTGCAGTGAGCCCGGTGGGTCACCCAGACGAGCGCCGCAGTATGCTCGATGTGGCCTTCAGGGCAGTGGCCAAGTCGGCGACGCGCAAGCCCTGGCAGGAGCTCTTCTTTGCGGGCACGCTCGCGCAACCCCTGACGCCTGAGGAAGCAGGACCCTTCGCGACCCCTCTGGAGATGGTACGCCTGGCGCCATGGGCTTCCAATCGCCAGCCGTGGCGGGTCGTGTGGGACGGGGAGCAGGGCGCGTTTCACTTCTTTTTGCAGCGGACTCGTGGCTATCGGGTGCCAGGAGCGGTCGACCTGCAGCGGGTAGACATGGGAATTGCCCTCTGCCATTTTGCTCTCGCGGCGCAGGAGATGGGGCTACGCGGTCGGTGGCAGAGGTTGTCCACCGCGCCATTGCCGGGGACGTTGCACTACATAGCTTCTTGGTGCCCAGCGGACGCAATTCCCTGTGCTTCGGGAGTCACGCGATGA
- a CDS encoding cation transporter, producing the protein MTRQTHKTSAWGQLTTPSGVTWLGLGTNCFFSAAKIVAGLLFRSQAILADGLHSISDMATDVAVLAGLRVSRKPADEAHNYGHRRATTLVTLFVGAALLLAAGWIGYTAVVTLREEHSAVEGLIPFIIAAASVPVKELLYQLTKRVGIRVSDSSLVANAWHHRSDAWASATAALGLAVVTFGGPSWAFVDHVTALVLAAFLVVMAAKIIWSSGSDLMDRAPDDVTLESIRKAVAQTAGVRSFHGIRARRVGDMVEMDVHVQVDPQLTVSQGHDIARSVRQRVVQQNPQVSQVIVHVEPSPEHPDEQS; encoded by the coding sequence ATGACACGACAAACGCACAAGACCAGTGCCTGGGGGCAGCTGACCACTCCATCCGGGGTCACCTGGCTGGGCCTGGGCACCAACTGCTTCTTTTCGGCCGCCAAGATTGTGGCGGGACTCTTGTTCCGCAGTCAGGCGATCTTGGCGGACGGGTTGCACAGCATTTCGGACATGGCCACTGACGTGGCGGTGCTGGCCGGTCTGAGAGTGTCACGCAAACCGGCCGACGAGGCGCACAACTATGGCCATCGGCGGGCGACCACCTTGGTGACCCTATTTGTGGGAGCAGCGCTTCTGCTGGCCGCCGGGTGGATCGGCTACACGGCCGTGGTCACCTTGCGGGAGGAGCACAGTGCCGTGGAGGGGTTGATCCCCTTCATTATCGCTGCTGCCTCGGTGCCGGTCAAGGAGCTGCTCTACCAGCTCACGAAGCGCGTGGGGATAAGAGTGTCGGACAGCTCGCTGGTGGCTAATGCCTGGCATCATCGTAGCGACGCCTGGGCGTCGGCTACTGCCGCCCTGGGGCTCGCCGTGGTGACCTTTGGAGGGCCAAGCTGGGCATTCGTCGACCACGTGACGGCGCTGGTGCTTGCGGCCTTCCTGGTGGTGATGGCCGCCAAGATCATCTGGAGCAGCGGCAGCGACTTGATGGACCGCGCGCCAGATGACGTGACGCTGGAGAGCATCAGAAAGGCCGTGGCGCAGACGGCAGGGGTGCGCAGCTTCCATGGCATTCGCGCGCGGCGTGTGGGCGACATGGTGGAGATGGACGTCCACGTCCAGGTCGACCCCCAGCTCACGGTCAGCCAGGGGCACGACATCGCTCGCTCCGTGCGCCAGCGTGTTGTGCAGCAGAACCCTCAGGTCAGTCAGGTCATCGTGCATGTAGAGCCATCACCGGAACATCCAGACGAGCAGAGTTGA